In Stenotrophomonas sp. 610A2, one DNA window encodes the following:
- a CDS encoding autotransporter outer membrane beta-barrel domain-containing protein, giving the protein MNRVFRIVRNRTTGKCTVASELAAARGKRGTLDRAVASALLLAAPMLGAAAAAGAAPMAELTGSNGQMWHGSPCDTLTVPSTCANENRISQADTSGAVLTFPYNHLLVGANLSNTNNGPVASGSLSITDGGVVNATRLYVGYEGNATGEVNVSGEDSRWNGGGIISVGNYGSGTMSISDGGYARGTNIFAGTYEGGAGDIQVDGISAGGMRSTLQATGTLFVGDNNAYLPDQPGVIAAGDGIVAVTDGGLISSNGGSIGGRGGTGTLTVQGVNASGQASQWNMSDSLMVGVDSKGTLNIMDGAEVNNTHAYIGYFGDGNGTVNVGNGGVWTNNGALNVGLLAVGRVDIGAGGTVHSDSAMVGVISGGYGTVKVSGAGALWNNNDTLMVGHYSQSVGSVTIDEGGQVSSGDSVLGSESGGYGSVHISDAGSRFDTSELIIGNSGQGVLQIDNSAAVTSGQAFVGSGVGGRGDATVTGGAHWDVGGNLQVGGAGDGSLSVLNGGRITNTQTAWVGVENIGVGTVTVDGAGSTWDNLDSLFVGARGAGSATISNGGNVNVKGKLFVAGTGSLADVPRMTPTTSELVVTGAGSSITVDMEASIGQLGSGALRVADGGSFTTNRWVLIGNNVSSDGSVTVTGHGSSMSSTDLSVGHNGRGTMDILDGGTVTSSFGAGIGNFAGAEGSVAVRGTGSRWINSGDLSLGAGAGAEGTLIVDAGGQVAAGGNVIVGGKSSGANRFHGTADGAGTISVSGTGSTLDASGSITVGDKGAGTLNVLDEGSVRGSALQLASGAGSTGEVNIGAGGRAGTLDTASITGGDGTATVNFDHVDDIDFAPVLDGKLDVNKFNTGTTTLAGANDYAGTTSVQAGTLKAGIAGAFSSASEHTVDNGASLALNGFDQSLASLHNSGMVAFHDADNTAGTTLTIAGDYIGNDGTLLMNTVLGDDSSATDKLVVEGSTSGNSFVQVRNAGGAGAATDNGIELIHVGGASDGVFQLQGRAVAGLYDYQLYQGGRNTPDDGNWYLRSEAPIDPIDPIDPIDPVDPVDPIDPIDPVDPVDPVDPVDPVDPVDPVDPVDPVDPIDPIDPIDPIDPPVAPEQPVVPIPVLRPEPAVYLGNQVAALRMFQNTMHDRVGEPGLGAREDGTGYTSWARVQSRKLDAGTVGGQIDISTDASVVQVGAEKQFAVGEGRIHAGVMGGYGRATTHGRSNVSDHQATGEVKGRNVGVYGTWFQNADGPEGLYVDAAAQYGRFDNTVKGDYLGTEQYDSTVRSASLEAGYALKVHEGERVGVYVEPQAQVIYSNFSSDDVREQNGTLVQSHTAGGTTTRLGARVYTRPLGKDYNRVQPYAAVNWWSGGNDVTIAMDGERLSRDLSNNIMEVKTGAQLELGKGWSGWGEISQQRGSYGFKDIGAQLGVKLSW; this is encoded by the coding sequence ATGAACCGAGTATTCCGAATCGTCCGCAACCGGACCACCGGAAAGTGCACTGTAGCTTCCGAGCTTGCCGCCGCGCGCGGCAAGCGTGGCACTCTGGACCGCGCCGTTGCGTCCGCCCTGCTCCTGGCCGCGCCTATGCTGGGCGCCGCAGCAGCAGCCGGTGCAGCACCGATGGCGGAACTGACCGGCAGCAACGGCCAGATGTGGCACGGCTCGCCGTGCGACACCCTCACTGTTCCCAGTACCTGCGCCAATGAAAACCGTATCAGCCAGGCCGATACGTCGGGTGCTGTCCTCACTTTTCCCTACAATCATTTGCTGGTCGGCGCCAACCTGAGCAACACCAACAACGGCCCGGTGGCCAGCGGCAGTCTGTCCATTACCGATGGTGGCGTCGTCAACGCCACGCGCCTGTACGTTGGCTATGAAGGCAATGCCACCGGCGAGGTCAACGTTTCGGGCGAGGATTCGCGCTGGAACGGAGGCGGCATCATCTCGGTCGGCAACTACGGCTCCGGCACCATGAGCATTTCCGATGGTGGCTACGCCCGGGGCACCAACATCTTCGCGGGCACCTATGAAGGCGGCGCGGGAGATATTCAGGTCGACGGCATTTCTGCAGGTGGCATGCGCTCCACCCTTCAAGCCACCGGTACGCTGTTCGTCGGTGATAACAATGCCTATCTGCCTGATCAACCGGGTGTGATTGCGGCCGGCGACGGAATTGTGGCGGTGACCGATGGCGGATTGATCAGCAGTAATGGCGGCTCCATCGGCGGCCGTGGCGGCACCGGCACGCTGACCGTCCAGGGCGTCAATGCCAGCGGCCAGGCCTCGCAATGGAACATGTCCGACAGTCTGATGGTCGGCGTGGACAGCAAAGGCACTCTGAATATCATGGATGGCGCCGAGGTCAACAACACCCACGCTTACATTGGCTACTTCGGCGACGGCAATGGCACCGTGAATGTCGGCAACGGCGGTGTGTGGACCAACAACGGTGCGTTGAACGTTGGCTTGCTGGCAGTCGGTAGAGTGGACATCGGTGCCGGTGGTACGGTCCACAGTGACAGTGCGATGGTCGGCGTCATCTCGGGCGGTTATGGAACAGTGAAGGTCTCCGGCGCAGGCGCGCTTTGGAACAACAACGATACTTTGATGGTCGGTCATTATTCGCAAAGCGTTGGCTCCGTGACGATCGATGAAGGTGGCCAGGTTTCGTCCGGTGACAGTGTCCTGGGTAGCGAGAGCGGCGGCTATGGCTCCGTGCACATCTCCGATGCCGGCTCGCGGTTCGACACTTCCGAGTTGATCATCGGCAACAGCGGCCAGGGCGTCCTGCAGATCGACAACAGCGCTGCGGTGACCAGTGGCCAAGCCTTCGTGGGCAGCGGGGTCGGCGGTCGCGGCGACGCAACGGTGACCGGTGGCGCCCATTGGGACGTGGGCGGCAACCTTCAGGTTGGCGGCGCGGGTGATGGCAGCCTGTCGGTCCTGAACGGGGGCAGGATCACGAACACGCAAACGGCTTGGGTCGGCGTCGAGAACATCGGCGTTGGCACCGTAACCGTTGATGGCGCCGGTTCAACCTGGGACAACCTGGACAGCCTGTTTGTCGGCGCTCGCGGAGCGGGTAGCGCAACCATCTCCAACGGCGGCAACGTCAACGTGAAGGGCAAGCTGTTCGTGGCCGGCACCGGTAGCCTGGCGGACGTCCCCCGCATGACCCCGACCACAAGCGAGCTGGTCGTTACCGGCGCTGGCTCGAGCATCACCGTGGATATGGAAGCCAGCATCGGCCAACTCGGCTCCGGTGCCCTGAGGGTTGCCGACGGCGGCAGCTTCACTACGAACAGATGGGTATTGATCGGCAACAACGTCAGCAGTGACGGCAGCGTCACCGTCACCGGCCACGGCTCAAGCATGAGCTCGACCGACCTGTCCGTCGGGCACAACGGCAGAGGCACGATGGACATCCTCGATGGCGGCACCGTTACGTCGTCTTTCGGCGCAGGGATTGGCAACTTCGCAGGTGCCGAAGGCAGCGTTGCCGTGCGCGGCACCGGGTCGCGCTGGATCAACTCCGGGGACCTGTCGCTTGGCGCCGGCGCGGGAGCGGAAGGTACCCTGATCGTGGACGCCGGCGGACAGGTAGCCGCGGGTGGAAACGTCATCGTCGGCGGCAAGTCCAGTGGCGCCAATCGCTTCCATGGAACGGCGGATGGCGCCGGCACGATAAGCGTCAGCGGCACCGGATCGACCCTCGACGCCTCTGGTTCCATCACCGTGGGGGACAAAGGTGCCGGCACCCTGAATGTGCTCGACGAAGGTTCTGTGCGTGGCAGTGCGTTGCAGCTGGCATCCGGCGCCGGTTCCACCGGCGAGGTGAACATCGGTGCTGGTGGACGTGCCGGAACCTTGGACACAGCCAGCATCACTGGCGGCGATGGCACTGCCACGGTCAACTTCGACCATGTCGACGACATCGACTTTGCGCCGGTGCTGGATGGCAAGCTGGATGTGAACAAGTTCAACACCGGCACCACTACGCTGGCGGGGGCCAATGACTATGCCGGGACCACGTCGGTCCAGGCCGGCACATTGAAAGCCGGTATCGCCGGTGCCTTCAGCTCGGCCTCGGAGCACACCGTGGACAACGGGGCCTCGTTGGCCCTGAACGGATTCGATCAGTCGCTCGCTTCGCTGCACAACAGCGGCATGGTGGCCTTCCATGATGCGGATAACACTGCCGGAACCACGCTGACCATCGCCGGCGACTACATTGGCAACGACGGTACGCTGCTGATGAACACCGTGCTGGGCGATGACAGTTCGGCCACCGACAAACTGGTGGTGGAAGGCAGCACCAGTGGCAACAGCTTCGTGCAGGTACGCAATGCAGGCGGCGCCGGCGCGGCCACCGACAACGGAATCGAGCTGATCCACGTGGGTGGCGCGTCCGATGGCGTGTTCCAGCTGCAAGGCCGTGCCGTGGCGGGTCTGTACGACTATCAGCTGTACCAAGGCGGCCGGAATACCCCGGACGATGGCAACTGGTACCTGCGTTCGGAAGCGCCGATTGATCCGATTGATCCGATTGATCCGATTGATCCGGTTGATCCGGTTGATCCGATTGATCCGATTGATCCGGTTGATCCGGTTGATCCGGTTGATCCGGTTGATCCAGTTGATCCAGTTGATCCGGTCGATCCGGTCGATCCGGTCGATCCGATTGATCCGATTGATCCGATTGATCCGATCGATCCGCCGGTTGCGCCGGAGCAGCCCGTTGTGCCGATCCCGGTGCTGCGCCCCGAACCGGCTGTCTACTTGGGCAACCAGGTCGCCGCGCTGCGCATGTTCCAGAACACAATGCACGACCGTGTCGGCGAGCCGGGCCTGGGCGCACGCGAAGACGGTACGGGCTACACGTCCTGGGCCCGTGTGCAGAGCCGTAAGCTGGACGCCGGCACCGTGGGCGGCCAGATCGACATCAGCACCGATGCCTCGGTGGTGCAGGTCGGCGCGGAGAAGCAGTTCGCGGTGGGCGAGGGTCGCATCCATGCCGGCGTGATGGGTGGCTACGGCCGTGCCACCACCCATGGCAGGTCCAATGTCAGCGACCATCAGGCCACTGGTGAGGTGAAGGGCCGCAATGTGGGCGTGTATGGCACCTGGTTCCAGAACGCGGATGGCCCGGAGGGGCTGTATGTGGACGCCGCGGCGCAGTACGGCCGCTTCGACAACACGGTCAAGGGCGACTACCTGGGCACCGAGCAGTACGACTCCACGGTCCGCAGTGCATCGCTGGAAGCGGGCTACGCCCTCAAGGTGCATGAAGGCGAGCGCGTCGGCGTCTATGTCGAGCCGCAGGCCCAGGTGATCTACAGCAATTTCAGCAGCGACGACGTACGCGAGCAGAACGGCACCCTGGTGCAGAGCCACACCGCCGGTGGCACCACCACCCGCCTGGGCGCACGGGTCTATACCCGTCCGCTGGGCAAGGATTACAACCGGGTGCAACCGTACGCGGCAGTGAACTGGTGGTCCGGCGGCAACGACGTGACCATTGCGATGGACGGTGAGCGCTTGAGCCGCGATCTGTCGAACAACATCATGGAGGTCAAGACTGGCGCGCAGCTGGAGCTGGGCAAGGGCTGGAGTGGCTGGGGCGAAATCAGCCAGCAGCGCGGCAGCTACGGCTTCAAGGACATCGGCGCGCAGTTGGGAGTGAAGCTGAGCTGGTAA